From Thunnus maccoyii chromosome 21, fThuMac1.1, whole genome shotgun sequence, the proteins below share one genomic window:
- the wasf3b gene encoding wiskott-Aldrich syndrome protein family member 3b gives MPLVKRNIEPRHLCRGELPEGIGSELECVMNNTLSAIIRQLSSLSKHAEDIFGELFNEANTFYLRANSLQDRIDRLAVKVTQLDSTVEEVSLQDINMRKAFKSSTTQDQQVVSKSSVPNPVKEMYNESDKPPPLSILSSYRDDHKEALKFYTDPSYFFDLWKEKMLQDTEDKRKEKRKQKEQRRCVDGTLQREVKKVRKARNRRQEWNMMALDKELRPDHRHTIHRDRGASSEGSMSPENRGHGTDLHHYPNAMNHPGHAHTYSGPPPSVLAAQMAAGHTPRGGGDQDNRGRAMAYQGGTLGRAHHHQVPLPPPPTEAMNGGSMSLPPVDYSMDGYANTGPPPPPPAPLIPSAQTAFASPPGGPVPLGPMVGAGGYAPPPPPVSGAQAAPPPPGPPPPPIPVGASHFTTHKMSSSAPAETTVVNDARSDLLAAIRMGIQLKKVQEQQEQQAKREPVGNDVATILSRRIAVEYSDSEDDSELEDNDWSD, from the exons GTAAACATGCAGAGGACATATTTGGCGAGCTGTTCAATGAGGCAAATACCTTCTATCTGCGCGCCAACTCTCTCCAGGACCGCATTGACCGGCTGGCCGTCAAGGTCACACAGCTGGACTCCACGGTGGAGGAAG TTTCCCTGCAAGACATCAACATGAGGAAAGCCTTCAAGAGCTCAACCACTCAGGACCAGCAGGTGGTGTCCAAGAGCAGCGTGCCCAATCCTGTCAAAGAGATGTACAATGAGAGCGACAAGCCTCCGCCCCTCAGCATCCTCTCATCGTACAG GGATGACCACAAGGAAGCACTCAAGTTCTACACTGATCCATCCTACTTCTTTGACTTGTGGAAGGAAAAGATGCTGCAGGACACCGAGgacaagaggaaagagaagaggaagcagAAG GAGCAGAGGCGTTGTGTGGATGGGACGTTACAGAGGGAGGTGAAGAAGGTCCGCAAGGCCAGGAACCGTCGGCAGGAGTGGAATATGATGGCTCTGGATAAAGAGCTGAGGCCGGACCATCGACACACcatacacagagacagaggtgcTTCCTCTGAGGGCTCAATGTCGCCAGAGAACAG GGGCCACGGTACTGATCTGCACCATTACCCCAACGCCATGAACCACCCTGGCCACGCCCACACCTACTCTGGCCCACCACCCAGCGTCCTGGCTGCCCAGATGGCTGCAGGGCACACCCCTCGTGGAGGAGGCGACCAAGATAACAGGGGCAGGGCCATGGCCTATCAGGGCGGGACGCTCGGCCGCGCTCACCACCACCAAGTCCCGCTGCCTCCTCCACCCACTGAGGCTATGAACGGTGGCTCTATGTCCCTCCCACCAGTGGACTACAG CATGGATGGCTACGCCAACACcggtcctcctcctcctcccccagcCCCTCTCATCCCTTCTGCCCAAACTGCCTTTGCCTCACCTCCTGGAGGTCCAGTGCCTCTTGGGCCAATGGTTGGCGCTGGGGGCTatgctccacctccaccacctgtATCTGGAGCCCAGGCCGCCCCACCTCCTCCTggccctccacctcctcccatTCCAGTTGGTGCCTCCCACTTTACAACCCACAAGATGTCCTCCTCTGCACCTGCTGAGACCACAGTGGTCAACGATGCCCGCAGCGATCTGCTTGCTGCCATACGTATGG GCATCCAGCTGAAGAAggtgcaggagcagcaggagcagcaggccAAGAGGGAGCCGGTCGGAAACGACGTGGCCACCATCCTGTCGCGCCGCATCGCTGTGGAATACTCTGACTCCGAGGACGACTCCGAGTTGGAAGACAACGATTGGTCCGATTAA
- the gpr12 gene encoding G-protein coupled receptor 12, whose amino-acid sequence MSEEPAVTPSWLTPDPTAWASGGGGPMDNSTGLGTFPPEDSLPPSQLPLLVNPWDIVLCSSGTLIACENALVVLVIWQNPALRAPMFLLIGSLALADLLAGLGLVLHFTCAYLLRSDSAQLLTVGLVVASFSASVFSLLAITIDRYLSLYYALTYNSERTAAFTYTMLVLLWGLSLCLGLLPVTGVNCLAEEATCSVVRPLTKNNIAVLSVSFLLLFGLMLQLYVQICKIVMRHAHQIALQHHFLAASPHYVTTRKGVSTLAIILGTFAACWMPFTVYSLIADYTYPPLYTYATLVPATYNSVINPVIYAFRNQEIQKALWLVCCGCVPASVAQRARTPSDV is encoded by the coding sequence ATGAGTGAAGAGCCAGCGGTCACCCCCAGCTGGCTGACCCCTGACCCCACAGCATGGGCCAGCGGAGGTGGGGGTCCAATGGACAACAGCACCGGCCTGGGGACGTTTCCGCCGGAGGACTCCCTCCCGCCCAGCCAGCTGCCGCTGCTGGTCAACCCTTGGGACATTGTGTTGTGCTCATCTGGGACTCTTATAGCCTGCGAGAACGCCCTGGTGGTCCTGGTGATCTGGCAGAACCCGGCGCTCAGAGCCCCAATGTTCCTGCTAATTGGCAGCCTGGCGCTGGCTGACCTGCTGGCCGGCCTGGGCCTGGTGCTTCACTTCACCTGTGCCTACTTGCTTCGCTCCGATTCGGCCCAGTTGCTGACTGTCGGCCTGGTGGTGGCCTCCTTCTCCGCCTCCGTCTTCAGCCTGCTGGCCATCACCATCGACCGCTACCTGTCGCTGTACTACGCCCTCACCTACAACTCTGAGCGGACAGCGGCCTTCACCTACACAATGCTTGTGCTACTGTGGGGTCTTTCCTTGTGTCTGGGCCTGCTGCCGGTCACAGGGGTCAACTGCCTGGCGGAGGAGGCCACGTGCAGCGTGGTGCGTCCGTTGACAAAGAACAACATCGCTGTGCTGTCCGTCTCCTTCCTGCTGCTCTTCGGCCTCATGCTGCAACTCTACGTCCAGATCTGCAAGATCGTGATGCGCCATGCTCACCAGATCGCCCTCCAGCACCACTTCCTGGCCGCCTCACCCCACTACGTCACAACACGGAAGGGCGTGTCGACGCTGGCCATCATCCTGGGCACCTTTGCTGCCTGCTGGATGCCATTCACTGTCTACTCTCTCATCGCTGACTACACCTACCCTCCACTCTACACTTATGCCACGCTGGTGCCTGCCACCTACAACTCCGTCATCAACCCAGTCATATACGCCTTCAGGAACCAGGAGATCCAGAAGGCGCTGTGGCTGGTGTGCTGCGGCTGTGTGCCTGCCAGTGTGGCCCAGCGGGCGAGGACCCCTAGTGACGTCTGA